The DNA window TGACATGTCTTCCTGAAAAGTaaacagtatgtacagtaaatgtgtgtctTGTATGTGCGTGACCCTGTGTTTGGTTGTGCTTCATCTTCATATCTGTCATAATAAATTTTTGGAGGCGATGCATGATATGATTCATAAATTCCAACATGCTAAAAATAGATTAGCgggaaaaatattcacaaaacaaacgacagaaatgaaaagtaaaatccgctccaacagaaacacataataGACATGTAGTGAATAAGTGGCtattataaaagaaaagaacGTGTAATTATACTGTGCAGTTTGTATTAAAGATGAGGAAGTCATTAAAACAACTAActacaaacaacaaactgaccTACATCTCTGTAACACATGATATTCTTTGGCCATTTTAAAACcatattttgcagttttgtcAAAAGCAACAATGTGAGACATATGGGTGTAGGGTTTGCAGGCTCATCcaagaaaaactttaaaaatgcatgACACACAAATGACAACTATACTGTAATATTGAAGTCTGAAGgctgaaataatatataattatgataatagtaataattgTTGCACTACAAGCAAAGTCAAATGCAATGTTTTACAGTTGCAAAGGTGTCCTGCATCTAGAAAACGCTTCATTAAGGGAGCAcgccaccaattttacacatgaaagtCAGTTTTCTCATCATGAGAGGCACTACTCAGCCTCTGAAagcagttgtataatgtcctctgtAGCTTTGAAGCTCtccagaaactgaaaaataaccaactcatcagggttatctctcAGTTTGGGCTTAGAGACTATAAATTTACAACAGAAAGTCTACATTACCTGATATTCTTTTCTCAAGTCACAGTTGCtacaaaaaaagcacatgtaGCCTTAAAATTGatcaaaattcaacattttatttagtgCAACAAAATAACTGTATcccagaggaaaaacaaatgtcTGGATATGTTATGACCTCAGATCAGTCCAGCAGCAAATCAATAAACTACTGCCCAAATATTGCACTGTCACAtgcatctttattattatgaccATGATAAATTAATCAGAATACAAATATTGTTaggattgattttttttctggaaagaTTGGTGACTATGTTGGCTGTCTTCATgggaaaaacacaataataaaagtTCAAAAGCtcaacatttgattttatttaaagcagTGCAGACAATTCCAGTAATGTCTTTGAGAAACACAGTAGTAAACACAATGATTAAGTGAACAGttttaatgtgcaaaatatGCATGTCTTTCAAACAAAGGCAAGAGCATGATGTATGCAAATGCATaagtacagaaaaaaacagtttctcttGAATTTAAAGTTATACGAGAGAGATGTTGACCCTAGATTTATGCTTCACTTATGAAGCAGTCACATAGTACATGATTACataaaagtattttcttctaCATGTTATTCTTTTGAATGGCACATAAAAATTACCATGACAAGATGTGCATGACAGCCAAAGTTTTAATATGGTATAAATCACTTAAGAATGCCCTCTGATGTTCAGTTTGGTTGTTTAAAATCttgacacagacacataaaaagaTTCTAGTGAGGACAATCAaagatttgataaaaaaaaagatgttttcagcACACACAGCTCAACAATTATGATCAGCAACTCAGTTGGAGACAGTTCAGTCATGAtgtaaaaatagtgaaaaataatctaaaatagTGAAAACTTACAGATATGCACCACAGAAGAGAAAACTACAATCCTGAAATAAACTGTGATTGTCATAGAATTTAGGCTGAAATTCTGGAAATTAATAGCAATAATAGAAactactctcctctgctctcctcctcagTGCTCGGTGGTGCTGTTTGCAGCTGGATGAACAACAGCCCAGTGGGCTCCAATGGAGGTGATGGCTCCGTGAACTCTGCCGCTGATGAAACGCAGCTCGGCCTCTCTGTGGGCAGGATACATGTTGAAGGAATGGCCAGTGGGTTGGCCCACAACCATCATGCGACCTCTGTTAGTGGTGAACACTACCCACTGCACATAGTGAGCGTATTTTCCAGAGATCTGGATGATGGCTTCACCCTCATATAACTCCATCTCTTGGGGGGTGCCAGATCGAAAGCCAACAACAGGGGACCAGATGAAGCCGTAGCGGAACTGGAAGCTGATGAAAGGGAAATTGACAAATGTATGACAAGGAGGAAGTCATATATTGCTCTAGTTCAACTCatataacaacaaaatattgtACCATTTAGTATATGTTTTGCCACAGAGCAAATACTacataaaacaaagtcattatGTGATTAGCATTATCCAGATTGGTCCATTTTGTGTATGACAAAACAAGATTCAAATATTTGATATTCACCCATAGATGTAGTTGTTGTAGGCCTCCCAGACTCGGACAGCTGTGATCCGTCCCTCTCCAGTGAGACTGTATGCGCTGCCACTTCCTGACCCCACCGCTGGGGAGAAGGAGTAGTACTGAGGTGGGTCTGCAAAGATAAGagatacaaacatgaaacaaaaagtCTAATGAGTATCTGTTttcttagcttttttttttattaattacttttaaatttCCACTTACTGTCAGCCAAGACAGAGGCTGTGAGCAGAACGAAGAGGGCAATGTAATGCATTCTGTGAAACAAGTTGATAAACAGGCAGAATTATTTACTCAAGATTTTCTTTCTAGGACACAGTGGATCTTAATAAAAGAAACCAGATGAATTCTTACCTGTCCAATTGATTTCTTGCACAATGATCAAGCGATAtctacagaagaagaaacagaaaagttaaaatattaatgGGTCTAATTGATGAAAAATTCAGTATTTGTGACCATTGGCTGTAACTTTGGTTGaccaatttattttcatttatctttgaGATGAAAATCTGACAATCAACAAATAATCTATTAAACAATCACAATCAAATAAGCATAAAAATAAGCACATACTCACCAATCTGGAGTCAAAATATGCAATAATGTTAAGGCTTCAACATCAGTGTGTGCAGCTTCACCTCTTTTCAAGCTTCTAGTTCAACTCATGCAAcgtgtgtttttatatcattatgaTGCACCACCTCCCGAGGACGTTCATTTGTTTATCTCCTGGTTGAAACAGGTTCAAGGAAACAAGTGGGGGAAAATGGTAATTCCCAGTCATGTACATAATTTTagctgaaaaaaatgtgacatgatCAGTTGATTGTGGTGAGGTCTTGAGAGAAGGAATGCAAACCTGCTTTGCCAACAGAGTCGTAGGCACTTACCGTAACAACTGAACGTGCCATGCCTGTTAAGAATACGTCATGCTGAAAGACGTATGCAATTTACtgaaacatgttgacatgtttatttttaatcatcAGATATCTGCAACATAATTATGattataaaaaacagaaatggtaTTTCATTACAGATATTCTaagaaatgtgcaaaataattattgtatggtttattttaaaatgatagtTAACTGTGGTAactgaaaaaattaaaacaaagctTCAGGAAAATTACAGTGTAAGAAATGTATCATTTGAATCTATTCAATACATTAATGTATAATATGcaaataagaggaagaaa is part of the Thunnus albacares chromosome 19, fThuAlb1.1, whole genome shotgun sequence genome and encodes:
- the LOC122970189 gene encoding zymogen granule membrane protein 16-like gives rise to the protein MHYIALFVLLTASVLADNPPQYYSFSPAVGSGSGSAYSLTGEGRITAVRVWEAYNNYIYGFQFRYGFIWSPVVGFRSGTPQEMELYEGEAIIQISGKYAHYVQWVVFTTNRGRMMVVGQPTGHSFNMYPAHREAELRFISGRVHGAITSIGAHWAVVHPAANSTTEH